A single window of Gossypium hirsutum isolate 1008001.06 chromosome A10, Gossypium_hirsutum_v2.1, whole genome shotgun sequence DNA harbors:
- the LOC107914382 gene encoding uncharacterized protein — protein MALPISKQKSHSLQMEKQIIVDPISLRESISSSSSMGETSFNMMLPPIDAPQPDSAVPHPLLPPNPNFFTSTVPTPATSSPRFRSLLSWKNLKSRSHESPRQVDHEVVDDVRHHGQANDDGCRNSINFKCSGLCLFLPGLGKAKAVRPRMRETIGIENDHVTSTRVSLEKFECGSWASSTLIPDHHEDVDGDCVMNHYFDMPLELIQNLGNDAHLPVSAAFVFHNKDIKAFSKYVSTPTAATGRKSYDSAHGFRFSTGRDYDESLFSRA, from the coding sequence atgGCACTTCCCATTTCAAAGCAGAAAAGCCACAGCCTGCAAATGGAAAAACAGATAATTGTTGATCCCATATCGTTGAGAGAATCAATATCATCGTCATCATCCATGGGAGAAACAAGTTTCAACATGATGTTACCTCCCATCGACGCTCCTCAACCCGATTCCGCCGTCCCTCATCCCCTGCTCCCTCCCAACCCCAACTTCTTCACTTCTACCGTTCCAACGCCTGCAACCTCATCTCCTCGGTTCCGCTCACTTCTGTCGTGGAAGAACTTGAAAAGTCGAAGTCATGAATCTCCTCGACAGGTCGACCACGAGGTGGTTGATGACGTCCGTCACCATGGTCAAGCCAACGACGATGGTTGCCGAAACAGCATCAACTTCAAATGCAGTGGCCTCTGCTTGTTCCTTCCAGGATTGGGTAAAGCAAAGGCAGTGAGGCCAAGAATGAGAGAAACCATTGGCATTGAGAATGATCATGTGACATCAACAAGAGTTTCCCTGGAAAAATTCGAATGCGGGTCCTGGGCTTCATCAACTTTGATACCCGACCACCATGAAGATGTTGATGGAGACTGTGTCATGAATCACTACTTTGATATGCCATTGGAGTTGATCCAAAATCTCGGCAACGATGCCCATTTACCTGTTTCCGCTGCTTTTGTGTTCCATAATAAAGATATAAAAGCATTTTCGAAATATGTTTCAACTCCCACAGCAGCAACAGGCAGGAAATCGTACGATTCAGCTCACGGTTTCAGGTTCTCTACGGGCAGAGATTACGATGAATCATTGTTCAGTCGagcttaa
- the LOC121208243 gene encoding phosphopantothenoylcysteine decarboxylase subunit VHS3 produces MAVTVSYVALTCAGETLASMFLSALVNNHLVALNSFTLLVANKPGIKGDHSQNQPKLKDADGEDNDDGNDDGDDGGGEFGDGEEELSSEGGDYGNNGNSEKNNPKKGLGGGATGAEQNGEDEDNEDGDGEDPEDEDEDDDEDDDDDDDGEDEDEEDVEEEENEDEEEEDEDEEALQPPKKRKK; encoded by the exons ATGGCGGTTACGGTTAGTTACGTCGCGCTAACATGCGCCGGTGAAACTCTAGCTTCCATGTTCTTGTCGGCTCTTGTCAATAACCACCTTGTAGCTCTG AACTCCTTTACATTGCTGGTGGCTAACAAACCTGGAATCAAGGGTGACCATTCCCAAAACCAGCCTAAGCTGAAGGACGCCGATGGGGAAGATAATGATGACGGCAATGATGATGGCGATGATGGGGGTGGTGAGTTTGGAGATGGTGAAGAAGAGCTGTCCTCGGAAGGCGGGGATTATGGCAACAATGGTAATAGCGAGAAGAACAATCCAAAGAAAGGACTGGGAGGTGGTGCGACCGGGGCAGAACAAAATGGAGAAGACGAAGACAATGAAGATGGAGATGGTGAAGACCCTGAGGATGAGGATGAGGATGACGACGAGGATgacgacgacgatgatgatgGAGAGGATGAGGATGAAGAGgatgttgaagaagaagaaaatgaagatgaggaagaagaagatgaagatgaggAAGCCCTGCAGCCACCCAAGAAAAGGAAGAAGTAA